In Candidatus Woesearchaeota archaeon, the sequence CATCAACTCACTCGTCGCATCAGGCGAGTACGCGGGCCAGCAAGCACTCGAGCTCATGGACACCAACAAGGTTGACCTGCTGGTAGCTGATGTGAAGATGCCCCACATTGATGGCGCAGAGGTGATTCGGCGCATGCCGGAAGACGTCGGCGTCATGGTGCTCTCGGCGTACAATACTGAGGAAGAGCGCGGCAAGATACGGCACACAGGCCGGAACATGGAGTATCTCCTGAAGACCGACCTGACAAAACAGCAGCTCTTCGACGCAGTATCCTTCTATCTCCACCGGATCGATGTCACTCGTCGCTTCTCGTAAGCGGCAAGTAGATGCGAAAGGTTGTTCCTTTCCCTTCTTCGGACTCGAGCTCTATCTCGCCGCCGTGCGCCTGCACGATACCCATGACGTTTGTGAGCCCAAGGCCCCGCCCTTTTGTGAGGCCGTCGCTCTTGGTCGAGAAATACGGGTCGAAGACTTTCTTCTTCACGTCATCAGGCATGCCGGGGCCGTCGTCGCTGATCTCGAACACACCACGTCCGCCCTGCACATAAGTCTTGACCGTGACCTTTCCCTTTCGCTCTCCAAACGCCTCGAGGACGTTCTGAAAGAGATTTGAGTAAACTCTGTTGAGCTCGTAGGGGCTCGCCTGCACCGTGACGTCGTCATACTGGCGCTCGATGGCGATGCCACGCTTCGAGAACTGCCCCTGCATCTCGAGCAAGACGCTATCGATGCTCGTCGAGAGTTTGACGGGTTTTGTCTCGTAGCTGCCTGACTTCGCGAATGACTGTAGTGAAGCGATGGGTCTGCTCACGGATCGTAATCCTGCATCCAGTGCGTCGATGCGCGATGCCATCTTTGGGATGCGCTCATCGAGATTGAGGTCCTCGCGTTCCTCGCGCAGCTCTTCGGCAACCTCCTGTGCCTTCTTGAGGTTGCCTTCCTCGACGGCGGCGATGAGCTCGCGCGTATACTCATCCGCTTCCATCACCGCCTTCACGTCGAGACCAAGGTTGGACAGCGTCCCCTTCACCGTCGCAATCTTGTTCCCCAAGTCATGCGCCACTCCCGCCGCGAGGAGACCAACGGTTGCTTGCTTCTCGAGATGGGCAATCTTTCCGAGCTTGTACGATGCAGCCACAAGTTGAATTGGGAGTACCAGGTGATCCATAATTCTCTGTGCAGAATCAATTTCTTCATTTGACAGGGGTTCTTTAGACGGATTCTTTTGACCGGGCTTGAGGTTCCTTATTTTGTACATTACGGTGAAGCCTATAGTGGCAGGAACTACAACTCTAGCTTCACCGTCTCTACCTTCAGCAATGAATGGGCGTTTGAAATACTTCTTTCCGCCTTGATGTTTCTTTCCTTCAACATCTGTTGCAACATCTTCCTCTAGAACGGGGATTCCTCTCGAAGAGAACCATCTGGCAACGTCTTCAAACCTAACTTTTGGTTCGGCAGAGGTCTCTGCAATGAATGCTTCTGCTATCTTTGCCTTCTCATTATCAGACAGTTCATCTAGTTTATCTAGCACCCACACAAGTGAACCCTGCGAAAGGCGTTCCCTATGATATGAGACCACCGGCTGAACCAACCCGCTCATAAAGTCGCTGAAGTCAGCAAATATTGGTTTTCCCTGTTCGTCGTAAA encodes:
- a CDS encoding response regulator gives rise to the protein RYEAAPDRRRKRDFTVLWMDDHIEEGVALAAQYAETFENMARANRDYRRAVTINSLVASGEYAGQQALELMDTNKVDLLVADVKMPHIDGAEVIRRMPEDVGVMVLSAYNTEEERGKIRHTGRNMEYLLKTDLTKQQLFDAVSFYLHRIDVTRRFS
- a CDS encoding sensor histidine kinase, which codes for MVTSKGVDLENLLFDLTAIAADPERLDKQALKSSMSKILRAAIDIVGFSKVELSLITDENGIPLSPKDSLVKKPYMIGFGNYGLTDISDEFFSNFDPWPMEFARNAPSFVFHEKRPIHIYDNREYLEELQKRWSKHFRPGSHEALIAMVDGLRKTKYADKVDGWVAELTNDPSIPESFYSLREWCYRTGCPIVADVYDEQGKPIFADFSDFMSGLVQPVVSYHRERLSQGSLVWVLDKLDELSDNEKAKIAEAFIAETSAEPKVRFEDVARWFSSRGIPVLEEDVATDVEGKKHQGGKKYFKRPFIAEGRDGEARVVVPATIGFTVMYKIRNLKPGQKNPSKEPLSNEEIDSAQRIMDHLVLPIQLVAASYKLGKIAHLEKQATVGLLAAGVAHDLGNKIATVKGTLSNLGLDVKAVMEADEYTRELIAAVEEGNLKKAQEVAEELREEREDLNLDERIPKMASRIDALDAGLRSVSRPIASLQSFAKSGSYETKPVKLSTSIDSVLLEMQGQFSKRGIAIERQYDDVTVQASPYELNRVYSNLFQNVLEAFGERKGKVTVKTYVQGGRGVFEISDDGPGMPDDVKKKVFDPYFSTKSDGLTKGRGLGLTNVMGIVQAHGGEIELESEEGKGTTFRIYLPLTRSDE